Part of the Thermodesulfobacteriota bacterium genome, GGGCTGTCTTTGAGGCCCGCGAGAGCGTAGCGGGTTTTTTCAATTGTCCTTCTTCCGAACAGGTCATCTTTACGGCCAATGTCACGGAATCCCTGAACCTCGTCCTTTTGGGTCTCCTCCAACCCGGCGACCACGTAGTTACCACCTCTATGGAACATAACTCGGTTATGCGGCCGCTGCAATATCTCAAGGAGTCCCGCGATGTAGATTTTACTGTAGTTTCCTGTGACAATCAGGGAAGGCTTGACCCGGAGAATATCCGAAAGGCCCTGCGGCCGGAGACAAGACTCGTTGCGGTCAACCATGCCTCTAACGTGACAGGGACTATACTTCCGATTGAAGCGGTGGGTGAAATCAAGGGGGACGCCTTTTTTCTTGTAGATACGGCGCAGAGCGCCGGCGTAATACCCATTGATATGCAGGAGGCTCGGGTCGATTTTCTGGCCTTTACCGGCCATAAATCACTTCTGGGTCCCACGGGCATCGGCGGACTCTGTCTGTCAAAAGATATTCGTCTAAACCCCCTTAAGAGGGGTGGAACCGGAAGCCGTTCTGAGTCTTGGGCGCATCCTGATTTTCTTCCGGACCGTTATGAAAGCGGCACGCCCAATACCTTGGGCATCGTCGGATTGAATACCGGAATAAGATTCATCCAGGAGCAAGGGATTGAACACATCCGGGCCCACGAATTGCAACTCATCCGGCAGATGATGGAGGGGCTAAGCGGTATCAAGGGCGTAAAAATTTATGGCCCCCGGGCTGCCGATAAAAAGACGGGTATTGTCTCTTTGAATATTGAGGATAAAAGTCCCTCTGAAGTATGTCTTATTCTCGACAGGAAATATGGTATAATGACCCGCGGTGGGTTGCAGTGCGCTCCTATAGCCCACAAGACCATCGGTACGTTCCCGAACGGCACTGTCCGTCTTTCCCTCGGTTATTTCAATACGTTGGAGGAAGTTGACCAGGCCATAAGGGCGATGGATGAGATAAGCCGCAGATTATAAACGGAAAGTAAGTACTCAGGTTCACGGTTCAAGGTTCAGGGGTTCAGGGTTAACGAAACCCAGAACGGTGAACGGTGAACCTTAAAAAGATGTCTACGAACAGGCCGGACGAACACGTGTTGTGCCATTCGTGGATTTATCAACTATCTCAAGAAATATGAAGAGAGCAAGGCAACCAACCGTGAACCGTGGACCTGACAACCTGAGTAGTTACAGTGACGCAAAAATTATCTTTATCTTTGACTCCATCCACTATGTCCTCAAGGCGGAGAAGGCGCTCAAAAAAGAAGATATCCCCTGTGAACTCATACCCGTCCCGCGTGAAATCAGTTCAGACTGCGGTATGGCGCTGGCTATAGATGAAAGCGCCGGCGGTGTCGCCCGGGAAAGACTGGCAGAACACCATCTGGAATTTTCTATCTTCCGAAAGACAGGAAAAGGCTATTTCAAGGCCCCCGCATAAAAACTTTCCCAGAGATACTACTCGGGCATCCCCGAAGAACAAAATTCTTGCCAATCAGGTAGAACTGCGCTACCTTTGCTTATTGTGGGTTCACCGTACGCGAACCAAGAAAACAGATAAACTGGATTCCGGGTCAAGCCCGGAATGACAAGAAACATTAATATTCGCAAAGGATTATGTCGCTCTGTATAGAAAGGGATCCCTGTGAATTCAGAAGAAATATTATTTACCTGTCAGATGTGTAATGACTGCTGTTATGGCGAGAATACTATATGCCTGACTCCGGTCGATGTTCGCCGTATCGCCTCCGGCCTGGGTCTTCCTGAAAGCGGATTTCTGGAAAGATATTGCGTCTCCAAAGGCCCCCACGTCCAGATGAAGGTAGTGAATAACCACTGCATATTCTGGGATGGGCAATGTTCCATACATGCGTTTAAGCCCGGGCGTTGCCGTGAATGGCCTTTTGTCCCCAGCCTCCTTGATCAGGCCAGTTTTCTGATAATTCAACAAAATTGTCCCGGGTTTAATAAGGACATCACTTTTGAGGATGCCCTGCCCTATGTTGAGACAATCCTTGGCGGAAAACCGGCGGCAAAGGAATGAAACCGGCGGTAGAAATCCAAGATGAAGGGAGATCCGCTTCATGGACAAAAAAATACTCGTGGCCACTGATGGTTCCATACATTCGGAAAAATCTATAGCCTATATCGGGCATCTCTTCGGTAAGGATTCCAGTATCCGGGCAACCCTTTTTTACGTTCTTCCCCCACTGCCACCTGTTCTCACTGAGAAAGGAGAAGGGTACGGCGACTGGCAGGTGTTAAGCCAGAAGGCCAAGCAATTGATGGATATTCACAGACGCAAGGCCCGGGCCGTCATGGATAAAGGAAGGGCTATTCTTATGAGGGCGGGTCTTGGCGAAGAAGTCATTAATACTCAAATCGTGGAGAAAAAAATAGGATTAGCCAGGGATATTATCTTTGAGGCCGAAAAAGGAAATTATGACGCTGTAGTCGTTGGACGCCGCGGTCTATCCAAGTTGGAATCGGCTATCATGGGGAGTATATCCACAAAGGTTGTACAAGCGCTGCAAACCCGGCCTGTCTGGGTGATAGACGGGAAGATAACCTCCAATAAGATCCTGCTGCCGATGGACGCCTCAGATGCATCTCTGAAAGCCGTCGATCACCTGGGTTTCATGATCGATGGCCTGCCCGGCATAGAAGTCACACTTTATCATGTCCTGCCCGGGCTTGGTTTTTTCAGCGCTGAAGAGGAAGAGGTTGATCTGTCGGATGTAGAAGATCTGTGGATGGAAAAGGAGGCCGAAGACATATACGCAATCTTTGAACAGGCGAAAAAGATGCTGCAGGACGCGGGCCTTCCGGGAAAACAAATCAAATATAAAATCAAAAAGGGGCCAACCAACGTAGCCAGAGAGATTCTTCGTGAAGCGCAGCGGAGGGATTTTGGTACGATTGTTATGGCCAGGAAAGGGGTGTCTAAGACCCGGGAATTTTTTATGGGAAGCGTTTCCAGTAAGATTCTGGCCTCCGCTGAGAACCTGGCCGTCTGGATAGTATAGTGAAGATCAAATGCCCGGTCTGTCATAAATCAACTTCATGGGAAGGGAATCCTTTCCGTCCCTTTTGTTCCGAGCGCTGCAAACTGATCGATCTCGGTAAATGGATTGATGAAGGCTATCGTATCCCGGGTGAACCGGAGACTGCAACGGCTGATACGGAAAAGGAAGATAGGGATTAGCTATTCACGCAAAGCCGCAGAGTACGCAGAGAAATAGGTTTTTAAAAATAAAAAATGGTAACATTTTAGCTACTTGAAGACATTGGATTATCTCAGCTTTCAAGAGACTGAAATGCTGCAGATTCTTAAATTTGGAACTCAGGAACTCATGGAGAAAAATACTGTTCTATTCCTGATTTCTTGATTTCCAGATTCATTCATATAAGTGGTAACACTTTAGGTTTTACAACGCATCGCATTCACGACAGGCTTTCAAAAATCTAAATTATTACAAAAAATGCCCTTTCTTTGCGTACTTTGCGCCTTTGCGGTGAAAAAATTGTCAGGGAGGTTGTGTGTGACACCGCTTAATTACGATATTGTTATCCTGGGAACAGGCCCGGCCGGACTGCAAGCGGCTATACATGCGGCGAGGCGCAAGGTCTCTGTTTTGGTCATGGGAAGATTGGACAAGAGCAGTCTTTTTGCCGCTGCCCATATTGAAAACTATTGTTCAGTTCTTAATACCAGCGGCGCTGAGCTGCTTGAGACGGGGAAAAAGCAGGCGGAGGCCTTCGGCGCCCATCTCCTGGGAGAAGACGCCCTGGAGTTGGAAAAGGCCGATCGGTCCTTTGTTGTCAAAAGTGAAAGCGGCAAAGAAATACAGACCCAGGCCCTTATTCTGGCCACGGGCGCGGCTCGCAAGAAGTTGGGACTCAAGGGGGAGAAAGAATTGTTAGGGCGGGGGATAAGCTACTGCGTCGATTGTGATGCCAACTTCTTCCGCAACCAAGTGGTGGCCGTTATCGGAAACGGTTCGGCTGCCGCCACTGGCGCCCTTACCCTCCTTAAGTATGCGTCAACGGTCTATCTGATTTGTAAACAACTCTCTGTCGTCCCATCCCTGGAACGCCGGATTAAAGAAAGCGCAGTTAAACTCCTGGAAGGCAATTGGATTAAGGAACTCAAGGGAGAAGATGAGCTTAAAGAAATCGTGTTGACAGACACCCGCACCCTCTCCTTAAACGGCCTTTTTGTCGAATTGGGGGCCAAAGGAATTTTGGAGCTGACGCTTAATCTTGATATAGCACTGGATCCCGAATCCTATCAATTCATAGTAACGGATAAAAGGCAGGCGACAAACGTGCCGGGCATATTTGCGGCCGGGGACATCTGCGGGCTACCCTTCCAGATGGCCAAGGCGGTGGGCGAAGGTTGTGTGGCCGGTATAAGCGCCGCCACCTATGTAAAAGGACAGGGCAAGGAAGGCGCCGAAGGTCAGGAGCCCGGGCATGATTATTAAGCAGATGATAGTCGGTCACATGGCGGTCTGCTGTTATATAGTCGGCTGTCCTCAAACTAAAAAGGCGCTTTTCATCGATCCGGCCGGGAATGAAGATGAAGTTGTACAGGCCGCAAAAGACCTTGGGCTTGAAATCCAATATGTGGTCAATACGCATGGCCACCCTGACCACACCTGCGGGAACAGGCGCATAAAGGAGTTAACCGGGGCGCAGATAGTCATGCACGAGCTGGATGACGATCTCTTTTCCGACCCGAAGATTCAGATGTTTTACCGCCAGATGGGGTTTAATCCGGCCCCCCCTGCGGATATCCGTATTAAAGATGGAGATGCAATAACCGTGGGGAATGCTGCGCTCAAAGCTATCCACACGCCCGGACATACTCCAGGGGCTGTCTGTCTTTATGGCGAAGGGAATCTTTTTACCGGGGATACCCTGTTTGTGGGAGCGGTGGGGCGAACTGACCTGCCTGGCGGCTCATTTGAGACTCTGCTCCAATCCATAAAAGAGCGGATTTTGCCGTTGCCGGACGAAACCATCATCTGGCCGGGACATAATTATGGAGACTCACCTGTCTCGACCCTGGGAGAGGAAAGAGAGACGAACGCTTACGTTACGGACTTCATTAAGTAATTTCCATCCGAAAACCCCAAAACTCCGGATGGAGCAATCAGCGCTCAGCTATCGGCATTCAGCTTAAGATGCTGTTTCTCTTTTTTTGCTGACGGCTGACAGCTGATCGCTGAAAGCTTGAATTCGGAAACGACAGTTTTCGGATAAAAACCAAGTAATTGTCATGCATATCATAGCCTTCGGCGATATCCACGAACGCACGGAAAATATAGAAAAAATTAAAGACCTCTCCCGCGCTGACTGTGTCGTTATCACCGGCGACCTAACAAATGTGGGTGGGATAGATAAGGCCAAAGCGGTCTTGGAAAACATCCGAAGATATAACCCTAAGGTTTATGCCCAGGCGGGTAATTTTGACCAGAAGGCAGTACAGGATTACCTGACAGAACTCCATCTAAACCTTCACGCCAACGGGTTTTTGATAGAGAATGTAGGCATTTTTGGTGTGGGCGGTTCCAATTATACGCCGTTTAACACACCTATCGAATATAGCGAAGAAGAGATCGAGAACTTCATTTACCAGGGGTTTGCAAAGGTTAAAGATGCAGCCCTGAAAATCTTCGTTGCCCACGCTCCTCCCTTTAATACCAGCGTGGATGTGGTTGCTGGTGGCCACCATGTAGGAAGCAAGGCCGTGCGCTCCTTCATTGAGGAGCACCAGCCCCAGGCATGTATCACCGGCCATATTCACGAGGCCGCAGGCCAGGACACCATAGGCCGGACTATGATTATAAATCCAGGGATGCTGAAAAATGGCGGATATGTAGAGATACTGATTGACAGTAAGGATATCAGGGCGGAACTTAAGAGGATTTAAGCGGCAAAAGGGGCGGAGATAACAAAACTGATAACAATTAGCCCTTGCGTTGTAAGATACCCCGTGTTAATAATTCATCCGAACGTTTTTAGGGTTCGGGGCGTGGCGCAGCCCGGTAGCGCACCTGCTTTGGGAGCAGGGGGTCGGAGGTTCAAATCCTCTCGCCCCGACCATTCATATTCAAAAGATTAACCACAGAGCACACAGAGAAAATATTTATTGATACCTGTAATATTAATGTCCTATCTTCATGTATTATTGTCATTCCGGGCTTGACCCGGAATCCAGTCTTTTTTCTCTGGATTCCCGCTTTCGCGGGAATGACAGACTACTTATTACCCATACAATTGCCTGAAGACTTAGAATGTTACGAACGCAGAATCGCCAGAAATTCCTCGATCTGGTAGAGGTTTTCACCTGTTTTTTGCATTAGGACCTTTACATCTTCCAGGGACATGGAAAGTTCCCGCCAGGCGGCCGGGCTGACATCAGGGACAAAGTCATCACCACCGCACCCGAGATCCATCCCCCGGCAGATTATATCCGCCAGATGAATGATCGAGGCAAGAAGAAACTCCTCATCCTTGCCGTTTGGGGCATGATGAAGGCATATAGCGGAACAGAGTGCAGGCGGGAAATGCCAGTTCTTGGCCATCACATAACCTATCCAGGCATGATCCGTATCTAATACCTTTTCCTCGGCCTCCCGCATAGGTATATCTTCTTTAATCATAAGATCTAAGATTTTTTCCGCCTCCGGCCGCAGAAACTGGACTATAAAAACCCGGCCTATGTCATGCAACAGGCCGCCAATAAAGGCATCTTCAGGCTCTTTAAACTTGACATGTTCGGCCAGATTTTTGGCGACAAAGGCCGTACCTACCGAATGTCCCCAGAACTTGCCTGCATCAAAGACCTTACACCCCTTATCACCGGAAAACGCCTTGAGCACGGAAACCGAAAGGATAACATTCCGCACTGTATTTAAACCCAAAAGGACCACAGCCTGTGAAAGAGAACTGATCCGTCCCTGAAAGCCGTAAAACGATGAGTTGACAAGGCGGAGTATCTTTGCAGTTAATGACTGATCGAGGCTGACGATCTCCGTGACCTTATTAACGGCTACATCTGGATTTCTAAGGAGCTGTGCGGTCTGGAAGGCCACTGCGGAGA contains:
- a CDS encoding aminotransferase class V-fold PLP-dependent enzyme, giving the protein MMPIYCDQAATSFPKPKAVVEAISSFLTNTSGSPGRSAHRYAIEAGRAVFEARESVAGFFNCPSSEQVIFTANVTESLNLVLLGLLQPGDHVVTTSMEHNSVMRPLQYLKESRDVDFTVVSCDNQGRLDPENIRKALRPETRLVAVNHASNVTGTILPIEAVGEIKGDAFFLVDTAQSAGVIPIDMQEARVDFLAFTGHKSLLGPTGIGGLCLSKDIRLNPLKRGGTGSRSESWAHPDFLPDRYESGTPNTLGIVGLNTGIRFIQEQGIEHIRAHELQLIRQMMEGLSGIKGVKIYGPRAADKKTGIVSLNIEDKSPSEVCLILDRKYGIMTRGGLQCAPIAHKTIGTFPNGTVRLSLGYFNTLEEVDQAIRAMDEISRRL
- a CDS encoding DUF3343 domain-containing protein; the protein is MNRGPDNLSSYSDAKIIFIFDSIHYVLKAEKALKKEDIPCELIPVPREISSDCGMALAIDESAGGVARERLAEHHLEFSIFRKTGKGYFKAPA
- a CDS encoding YkgJ family cysteine cluster protein, with the protein product MNSEEILFTCQMCNDCCYGENTICLTPVDVRRIASGLGLPESGFLERYCVSKGPHVQMKVVNNHCIFWDGQCSIHAFKPGRCREWPFVPSLLDQASFLIIQQNCPGFNKDITFEDALPYVETILGGKPAAKE
- a CDS encoding universal stress protein, whose translation is MDKKILVATDGSIHSEKSIAYIGHLFGKDSSIRATLFYVLPPLPPVLTEKGEGYGDWQVLSQKAKQLMDIHRRKARAVMDKGRAILMRAGLGEEVINTQIVEKKIGLARDIIFEAEKGNYDAVVVGRRGLSKLESAIMGSISTKVVQALQTRPVWVIDGKITSNKILLPMDASDASLKAVDHLGFMIDGLPGIEVTLYHVLPGLGFFSAEEEEVDLSDVEDLWMEKEAEDIYAIFEQAKKMLQDAGLPGKQIKYKIKKGPTNVAREILREAQRRDFGTIVMARKGVSKTREFFMGSVSSKILASAENLAVWIV
- a CDS encoding DNA gyrase inhibitor YacG is translated as MDSIVKIKCPVCHKSTSWEGNPFRPFCSERCKLIDLGKWIDEGYRIPGEPETATADTEKEDRD
- a CDS encoding FAD-dependent oxidoreductase, with the protein product MTPLNYDIVILGTGPAGLQAAIHAARRKVSVLVMGRLDKSSLFAAAHIENYCSVLNTSGAELLETGKKQAEAFGAHLLGEDALELEKADRSFVVKSESGKEIQTQALILATGAARKKLGLKGEKELLGRGISYCVDCDANFFRNQVVAVIGNGSAAATGALTLLKYASTVYLICKQLSVVPSLERRIKESAVKLLEGNWIKELKGEDELKEIVLTDTRTLSLNGLFVELGAKGILELTLNLDIALDPESYQFIVTDKRQATNVPGIFAAGDICGLPFQMAKAVGEGCVAGISAATYVKGQGKEGAEGQEPGHDY
- a CDS encoding MBL fold metallo-hydrolase — protein: MIIKQMIVGHMAVCCYIVGCPQTKKALFIDPAGNEDEVVQAAKDLGLEIQYVVNTHGHPDHTCGNRRIKELTGAQIVMHELDDDLFSDPKIQMFYRQMGFNPAPPADIRIKDGDAITVGNAALKAIHTPGHTPGAVCLYGEGNLFTGDTLFVGAVGRTDLPGGSFETLLQSIKERILPLPDETIIWPGHNYGDSPVSTLGEERETNAYVTDFIK
- a CDS encoding metallophosphoesterase; the protein is MHIIAFGDIHERTENIEKIKDLSRADCVVITGDLTNVGGIDKAKAVLENIRRYNPKVYAQAGNFDQKAVQDYLTELHLNLHANGFLIENVGIFGVGGSNYTPFNTPIEYSEEEIENFIYQGFAKVKDAALKIFVAHAPPFNTSVDVVAGGHHVGSKAVRSFIEEHQPQACITGHIHEAAGQDTIGRTMIINPGMLKNGGYVEILIDSKDIRAELKRI
- a CDS encoding HDOD domain-containing protein produces the protein MDREEIRAKIKETSEVATISAVAFQTAQLLRNPDVAVNKVTEIVSLDQSLTAKILRLVNSSFYGFQGRISSLSQAVVLLGLNTVRNVILSVSVLKAFSGDKGCKVFDAGKFWGHSVGTAFVAKNLAEHVKFKEPEDAFIGGLLHDIGRVFIVQFLRPEAEKILDLMIKEDIPMREAEEKVLDTDHAWIGYVMAKNWHFPPALCSAICLHHAPNGKDEEFLLASIIHLADIICRGMDLGCGGDDFVPDVSPAAWRELSMSLEDVKVLMQKTGENLYQIEEFLAILRS